The ANME-2 cluster archaeon sequence TGTGCTGGAGGTCATGGGCGGGATAAGGTAATCAGATTTACCTATTCCCGAGCTTCTCAAGCTTTCCACGCACTCCATCATAGAACTCACACCACTCATCAAAGTCGCAACCCGAGTTCCACGGCATCCCGTCCCGGAATTCCAGAACAAGGTCATAGTATTCCTGCGGCATCCATGGAGCCTTGAAATCGAACTGGTCGAAATCGCCCCATTCCTCAAGAGTTGCAAGTGGCTGCATCCCGTGTTCCAGTCCAGCCTCATACAACTTCGTACCTGGATAGGGTACAAAGAACGAGAGCAGGATGTCCATGTGCTCAAGCCTCCCCTGTTCCCCATACACAGATATCATGCTATGAATGGCCTCCAGGGTGCTGTTGATTTCATTCTTCGTGTCCACTCCGGGTATGCCTACCATAAACGAAGAACGTACATCGATATCGTGCCTGATACACTTACGGGTGCTGAGTTCTATGTGCTTCACTTTAGCCCCCTTGTTCATTGCATCAAGTGCTTCCTGGCTTCCGCTTTCGGTACCTATGAACACTTCGCACAGGCCTGCCTTCCTGGCCAGTGCCAGCACTTCATCATCCATCCTTGCCAGGTGCTCCATCCTGCCGTTCACACTGGTCAGGCGGATGCCAAGGTCCTTATCAATAAGCAGTCGGGAGAGTTCTTTGACCCTTCCCACATTCAGGAAGAAGTCGCTGTCCCGTATCATGAAGGTGTCGATATTGTAGGTCTTTGCCAGGTGTTCAAGTTCTGACACCACGGTCTCGGGTACGAGCCCGGTCCAGCGCCGGTGACAGAAGATGGGTTCAGAACAGAAATCGCATCCTGCCGCACAACCCTGGCTGATGTAATAGTCCAGGCAGCGTTTACCGAACTTGTAACCTTTGACATGACTCTCCACGTTTATCATGTCGTAGGGAATTGGCGGGAATTCATTAAGGTCAGTGAACTCCCGGTCCGGGTTGGTGATGATGTGCCCGTCCTGCTTGTACGATACACCAGGCACCCCTTCAAGCGAGCTGTTGCTGCGAATTCGTTGAATGACATCTCTGAACGTGAGTTCGCCCTGCCCCCTTACCACGATGTCTATGAGAGGTGATTCAAGGGTCTGCCCGGGTTGAGTGGACGGATGGTACCCGCCCCATATTATGGGAAGGTCAGGGTAATGCTCCCTGACGGCGGCACACACGTTAAGGCCATCCCGTATCTGGTAACAGGTCATGCTGCTCAGGCACAGGCACAAAGCATCCTGACAGGCTTCAATTATTTTTTCCGTGTAGCCGGAGTCCACCACTGCGTTGAAGATCCTCACATCAAAGTCCTGCCTGACCACACGGGCCAGTGCCAGCAGGGAGAGGGGTACGTTGATGAGCGGGACCTGGAGGGAAGTAGTTTTCTTGTTGTGGATAGCTACCTGGTATTTCACTGGCATGGGGTTGAACAGGACTATGGTGGACTTTTTGGATGGCATAGGGCTCACGATTTTTGTGGAAATGGAGTATGTAGAGATTTATAAATGTTGTGGTGTTCTGGGGATAATGTATAGTCTCAAAACCGTTTAATTTATATACACCTGGACATTCAGGTCACTATATAGATTGGGTAAACACAAATTGAGTATACACTAAATGAATACATACTAAATGGATAATTACAGTATATTATTATACAATGCCGATAGATTATAATGTAAACCGATGTTGCCTAACTTTTTGAAAACTGAATATTAAAAATTAAGTATTGTGAATAAGTTCTGTTATTCAATTTTAGGAGTATGATAATATATTATATCATTGGAAGATATTTATTAGGGACTGATCAATTATTAAGCTGGATCTTGTGTGAGTTGCATATATGAATAAAGCAGTGTTTTTTACAATAATCTTAATCCTCTTATTTCCATCCGCTGCAGCGCAGACCATTAAAACAATCGAAGTTCATGAAAATGGAACTGCATTTTTGACCATTGAAGAGCGTATACCGTTAAAGACACAACCCGAGCTCAATGAATGGAACCAGTTCACAAGGAATGGTCAAGGATTTCGCTATCAAAAGGTGATCCAGGAATTAGAAGATAAAACGAATCAATCCTTGATCTTAGCAAAAAATTATACCAACCGTTCCATGGAAGTCAGGAATGTAAATATTTCCTATGATATGTTAAAAACAACGTCCGGTACTTTTGGCATTATTAATTTTCATTTTGAATGGGTGAATTTTGCTAGCCTGGATTCTTCCAGGATTTTCATAGGCGACTCTTTCACTGAAGTAATGGTCCCATCGTCTGATAATGTCCTTATTATAAAGATCCCTGATGATTATGATATACTAAGTGTATCTCCTGAATTTGACAAACGTGATGGGACCCGGCTCATCTGGGATGGTACCATGTATCGTAGTTTCAATGTGGGTGAACCAGCTTTGGTACTGAAGCCCGGTACAAATACCTGGCCATTTATGTTGTTAGTGCTGATTATCATAATTTCCGGCTTAACGATACTTTTCTTGAAGAAAAGGTTCTTCACGGGTGCCAAAGATGATACCGTTTTTTCTCCGGACCAGGATTTGAAAAAGGAATTTATTGAGGATGAGGAGATGATAATAAAGATCCTCATTACCCATAACGGACAGGCAAATCAATCCGATATTGTAAGAGAATCGGGCTTTTCAAAATCCAAGATCAGCAATGTCCTGGCAAAGATGAAAGAAGATGGGGATATTGAAAAAATACGAAAAGGTAAACGGAATATTATAAGAATTAAAACTGACAGGCCATAAATTCTTCAGGTGTATCTTTTTTTTGCCAGGAGTCCATTACCCCGGATATATGCGGGACGATCGCTATGGATAATGAATGAGATACAGTAAGTCAGGAACATTTGGAGATAAATGTTACAAAATCCAATCGAATATGGATTATGGTGGGGGTTAGACTACCCAAACAAGTGTCCGGGGGATAAATGTTGATGAGTGATTATGGGATCTATTTACTCCCGGACACCTAAATATTATCCAATCAGGCCTTTTCGTTTCATCTTTGTTTTGATTATTCCTTTAGCAGTTCTTATAATCACTTCCACCAGGAAAATAACTAACGCTGCCAGTAATGGAATCCAGCCGAGGTTCCCATGTTCTACTGTCGTTATGACAGAGTTCTCCCTGATGTCGTTGAAAAGCATAGACCGTACCTGTTCCATAGTATATACCCCGCCACCGTTTTGTTTAACTGCTTCCAGGAATTGGGGGTTATTGCCCACATCCCTGTATTCCAGCGGGTAATTGACAGCTGCGATATCCTCCAGTGTGACCGTGCCTGTTGAAACTTTGAGCGGTAACACACCTTTTACCTCGGGTTCGATGACACCTTCGAATGTCCTCTTTTCAGTCTGCATAACAGGCACGCTCTGCCCATTGAACGTTACTTCTGGCATATCATCGCTGCGGATGGTTATGATACCCGGGGAACCAAGCGACATGTCGCTGGAAAAGACCACTATCCCATCATCCGGTCTGGGGTCGCCCACGGCCCAGTTGACCATACTCGGGAGCAGCCTTGCGTTCTCACCTGAATACAGCGAACCTGCCCACGACTGGCCGTTATCCGTGCTCAGTGCAACCACTCTCCCAAGCCCGAACTGCCATGATGTGACCACGGGCTTGCCCATACTGGTAGTGACCAGACGGTTGGCACCCACTTTCTGGGTCACGTCGTTGTAACCGGCGATGCTGCCCGAAATGTTCAGGTAGCGCGTGATGAAATGCTCTTCATCCAGCCTGACAATGGCATAAGCATCGGGACCGCCGTCGGGCAGGTCAGGGGATTCCCTGCCGAATGTAAGGTCAAGCCGCTGGTACGTCTCAAGCTGCATGAAATCTCCACCGGCCCGGTCAGCCAGTACCTTAATGAAATATTCACCTCTGTTGTTGTCAGTCTTCACCTCCCGTTCTTTAAACACATTGGTCTTTATCATCACAAATATAATCTCAGTATCAGTGGTATCGATACCTGATATGACTGCTTTGCTGTCCTCGAAACTATCCTTCACTGCTCCGTCAGAGAACACCAGCATGTATTTCTGGCCACTGGTATTGTCCAGCATCCGGTTTGCTGTGGTAATACCTTCATCAATGGACGTGCCGCCAAGCCCGGTTCTCAATTTTGCAACTCTATCCACCAGTGCATCGCGGTTGGCATGGCTGGACATTGGCAACAATCCGTTGCTTACCTGTATAGCATCTCCTCCAAAAGCCACCACACCCACATTGGTATCCCTGCCCATCCCTTGCAGCAGGTTTATGACCATGGCTTTTTCATCGTCCAGTGCTTCATAAGCTTCGATGCTGCCGCTTATGTCCAGCGCCAGAACTACGTTCACGCTTCCAGCATAGGCACTGGCATATGATTCCACAGGTAATAAACTCTCAAGTTCAGTACCCAGATAATCCCCCTTATCATAACTGTTATCTCCACCCACAACCACCAATCCTCCACCACCGGCTGCATATTTTCTAAGGTTATCCAGACTTTCAACAGATATGCTCCCTTCATAGAGGTTATCCAGCACCACAGCTTTGTAATTTGAAAAATCCATCCCATCCAGTGTGGATGCGGTGTCAAGGTCATACAGGTTCTTCAGTACCTTGCGTAAAGGTGATTCGGTATCTAAGGTGATTAATAGTATCCTTGGTTTTGGCACAACATATATTGTCTTGTTGAATACATTGTTGTCCGGGCGCAGGTCGTCAGATGATGTAATTTCGGCCGTGACCACATGGGGGCCGAGGGAGTAGAACGTATTTGAAAAGGGGTCTGTATACATAACACTGGTTTCACTGAATGTTTTACTTGATTTCAGTTCACCATCCACCTTGACATTGAGCGTATAGTCTGCTTGTCCACCTGCCTGCCTGACCTCTATACCCAATGAATTCTCGTTACCCAGCACTGCTGTCCTGGCGCCTGTTATCTGGACGCTCAAGTCGTTATCTTCAGGCTGCTGGATAACCGCATAAACACTGGTGCCGGTGCCTGCAACAAAATCAATGCTCTCGCCCAGGTCCTTGCCGAAATTGTTGTTACCATCAGATACCACAATAATATGGTCACCGCCAATGGATGACGCAACGACCGCGTCACCAATATCCGAGCGCAGCCCGCGTATACGTTCCATCCGGGCAGGGGTCTGTTCCTGCAGCATGTCATATATCTCCAGGGCTGCCCCCGTCTCGAATATATCCATACTGCGTGTCTCATCAGACAGCACGGTAATGGAAGGCGTGTCATCAAGTTCTGTTGTAGTGACGGGATAATAGGGTCCAGCCAGGGCCGTTACCAGTAATACCACGATGAGGGTGCGGCTAACTATAAGGCCGTTCTTTGCCCCCTTGTGTATGAGCAGCCAGCCGGCAGCTATGACCGGGATTATGGCCAGCAGGTAATTGAGGTGTTCAAAAGCTATCAGAACAACTCCCTCCTGCGCAGGATTATGATAAGTTCAAGCACTAGCAGGCCCAGTACCGCCCAGATAAGATAGGGTTCCAGGTCTTTTTTGACCTCGCTGGTTACGATTTCAGGTCTTTCAGTGTACCGGCTGGAGATAGTAGAAGCGTCAATGGAGATATGGTCAACGTCAGATTCAGCTGTATCATAGAGGTTTGCAGCCATCAATTGTTCTCCGATAGAATACAGGCCGGACTGGTCGATCAGCACACTTGAAGTAGTCTGGACAGTGCCGTCAGGACTAGTAATGGTCTGCTGGGCAGGCAGCCTTAACACGCTCCCTGTCCTCACATTGTACTCGTCCGTGTACGTGCCTCCCGTCCATTCCAGCATCTGGTTCCAGAACAACGGGAACTGCGGCATGGTATTGAAACCAGACCAGGCGTCATCCCCGGAAATATCGTTGAGTCCCAGGTATATCACAGTACCCTCGCCCTTCCGCCAGTAGGAGAGCATAGGTGACCCGTTAGCCCCTTCCATAAGTACGGTAGCAGTATCCGGTGCGGTGCCGCGAATATGCTGCACTACTTCAATATCAATGAGGGGAATGCCACTGGTGAGTGGACTTTCGGTGACCATTTTCAGGTCGGTCTCGTTCGACATGCCGGTAATGTCAATGGGCAGCAGACCCCTGTCCAGGTAGGCAAGTCCCCTGGATGCAGTGGCAATGAGCGTGCCGCCGTCCTGAACAAAATCACCAAGCATCGCGTCAGCATTCGGACCAAGGGTGTTATTGTCCACACTTCCCAGTATCACCACACCGTAATCTGTTAGATTCGCGGACAGGCTGGTGGTATGACTGGCTGACACGGGCAGGAGACCAAGTGCGGTCCCGGTCGGGTTCTCATTCCTGGAATCCACCAGCAGTACATGTCCGCCAGCAGCTGCAGGGACATATACATAGGCAGTATCATCCAGGCTGAGCGCACCGCCGTTGGAAATGGATACTTCGGTAACTCCCGCCCCAAGGTCAGGTACAATATATGCACGGGTACTGTGCGCGGGTAGGGAAAGTGAACCACCTCGTTTTTCACGACCGGTACGAATGTCAAGGGCAACGCTCTTTTGTGTATCATCGAAGTTCCTGATAGCAAGGTTCAACCGGTACATCCCGTCTTCCACATCCAGCCAGCCATTGACAATCCCGATATTGCCACTGGCAACACCCACCTGTACGAACTCAACTCGCACGCCATCCTGTTCAGCCAGCCCCTTAGCCACCAGCGGGTCATCTCCGGTCCAGCTGGCAAAGTCCGAGAACACGATAACGGTCCCGCCCGGCCCGGTCAGCCGCCGGGAGTAGGTAATAGCAGCGGCCAGGTCTGATACCACTGCACGCTGGGGTGTAAGGTCAATGGTCCTGGC is a genomic window containing:
- a CDS encoding B12-binding domain-containing radical SAM protein, whose product is MPSKKSTIVLFNPMPVKYQVAIHNKKTTSLQVPLINVPLSLLALARVVRQDFDVRIFNAVVDSGYTEKIIEACQDALCLCLSSMTCYQIRDGLNVCAAVREHYPDLPIIWGGYHPSTQPGQTLESPLIDIVVRGQGELTFRDVIQRIRSNSSLEGVPGVSYKQDGHIITNPDREFTDLNEFPPIPYDMINVESHVKGYKFGKRCLDYYISQGCAAGCDFCSEPIFCHRRWTGLVPETVVSELEHLAKTYNIDTFMIRDSDFFLNVGRVKELSRLLIDKDLGIRLTSVNGRMEHLARMDDEVLALARKAGLCEVFIGTESGSQEALDAMNKGAKVKHIELSTRKCIRHDIDVRSSFMVGIPGVDTKNEINSTLEAIHSMISVYGEQGRLEHMDILLSFFVPYPGTKLYEAGLEHGMQPLATLEEWGDFDQFDFKAPWMPQEYYDLVLEFRDGMPWNSGCDFDEWCEFYDGVRGKLEKLGNR
- a CDS encoding VWA domain-containing protein, which translates into the protein MVLLVTALAGPYYPVTTTELDDTPSITVLSDETRSMDIFETGAALEIYDMLQEQTPARMERIRGLRSDIGDAVVASSIGGDHIIVVSDGNNNFGKDLGESIDFVAGTGTSVYAVIQQPEDNDLSVQITGARTAVLGNENSLGIEVRQAGGQADYTLNVKVDGELKSSKTFSETSVMYTDPFSNTFYSLGPHVVTAEITSSDDLRPDNNVFNKTIYVVPKPRILLITLDTESPLRKVLKNLYDLDTASTLDGMDFSNYKAVVLDNLYEGSISVESLDNLRKYAAGGGGLVVVGGDNSYDKGDYLGTELESLLPVESYASAYAGSVNVVLALDISGSIEAYEALDDEKAMVINLLQGMGRDTNVGVVAFGGDAIQVSNGLLPMSSHANRDALVDRVAKLRTGLGGTSIDEGITTANRMLDNTSGQKYMLVFSDGAVKDSFEDSKAVISGIDTTDTEIIFVMIKTNVFKEREVKTDNNRGEYFIKVLADRAGGDFMQLETYQRLDLTFGRESPDLPDGGPDAYAIVRLDEEHFITRYLNISGSIAGYNDVTQKVGANRLVTTSMGKPVVTSWQFGLGRVVALSTDNGQSWAGSLYSGENARLLPSMVNWAVGDPRPDDGIVVFSSDMSLGSPGIITIRSDDMPEVTFNGQSVPVMQTEKRTFEGVIEPEVKGVLPLKVSTGTVTLEDIAAVNYPLEYRDVGNNPQFLEAVKQNGGGVYTMEQVRSMLFNDIRENSVITTVEHGNLGWIPLLAALVIFLVEVIIRTAKGIIKTKMKRKGLIG
- a CDS encoding VWA domain-containing protein, giving the protein MAIPDIFLSNPLGLLALASIIPLILLYLLRPRAMDMKVPSLLFFLKRQQQRNKLSLLLQKLIRDPMFLIQLLILLLLSTAIAAPYILEERVSGQHTVIVIDNSASMQAGDRLEMAKELAAGRLSTVNSVVWAQSVPVMALKEADRTSAARTIDLTPQRAVVSDLAAAITYSRRLTGPGGTVIVFSDFASWTGDDPLVAKGLAEQDGVRVEFVQVGVASGNIGIVNGWLDVEDGMYRLNLAIRNFDDTQKSVALDIRTGREKRGGSLSLPAHSTRAYIVPDLGAGVTEVSISNGGALSLDDTAYVYVPAAAGGHVLLVDSRNENPTGTALGLLPVSASHTTSLSANLTDYGVVILGSVDNNTLGPNADAMLGDFVQDGGTLIATASRGLAYLDRGLLPIDITGMSNETDLKMVTESPLTSGIPLIDIEVVQHIRGTAPDTATVLMEGANGSPMLSYWRKGEGTVIYLGLNDISGDDAWSGFNTMPQFPLFWNQMLEWTGGTYTDEYNVRTGSVLRLPAQQTITSPDGTVQTTSSVLIDQSGLYSIGEQLMAANLYDTAESDVDHISIDASTISSRYTERPEIVTSEVKKDLEPYLIWAVLGLLVLELIIILRRRELF